In Arthrobacter sp. B3I4, the following proteins share a genomic window:
- a CDS encoding bifunctional lysylphosphatidylglycerol flippase/synthetase MprF, producing the protein MTGLRRVGRQLRQLPFTLAVLAAFLLTAAATGSFLDGPPESMLDFASVSAQGLQAGRWWTMFTSLFFATNPLAYLAASLMILGLLGVSERQLGSVRTASFFFAAQFAAVSLFLLVTQLARYAGDGWLGLMVDAPLIGPYPAILAVVLAACGLLPTLWQRRLRTAVVSVAVVLVLYVGHPETVVGLAGALVGLIAGWWLQGDKGTLHRHRSTGRETRNLLALTVAIFAVGPILTAAVRAPTGPLALLRDVVLNPLPTLNQLEQNCGGTVDANCLEVGRAGFAGPLGLALAVVPVVLLLICADGMRHGRQLALRIALLVQLSVTALASVYLALFARIPHYPNRPHTALMGSGFVHVLPLVVVPLALALLLFANRRLFRVQTTARARRTLALAVGGTFLVLAGGYTAAWFAAGGLERDGGWLGLAAELARQYLPLPIPGVYSRVFEHRNAVESFLFGYSGIAFWVVALTGVWLVLLRRHHDTDAGAGDRDIARRLIRQGGDSLSWMALWEPNKYWFSPGQRGGVAYQQHNNVALTLAGPFGPAETREETAAQFLDYCAEHALIPCFYSCTDELWPLLEARGYRRLAVAQETRLEVRELTFKGKEWQNVRTALNRAAKTGVHAVWGRYSDFSAPLRAQLSEVSEEWAARKSVPEMGFTLGGLDELEDDDVLCCLAVDAEGQVQGVTSWLPVYDGGALVSWTLDFMRRRGDAFPGVMEFLIASAVLELRNSVEVISLSGSPLAKDEAREDGGDGSKAGDGLAGILDVVGGALEPVYGFRSLAIFKSRFKPEYRTLYLYYQDPLQLPAMGRALSRAYLPDLSVRQSARLLRTLVG; encoded by the coding sequence GTGACCGGCCTGCGCCGTGTCGGCCGCCAGCTCCGGCAGCTGCCCTTCACGCTGGCCGTGCTTGCGGCCTTCCTGCTCACCGCGGCCGCCACCGGCAGCTTTCTGGACGGTCCACCGGAGTCCATGCTGGACTTCGCCTCGGTCAGTGCCCAGGGGCTGCAGGCCGGGCGCTGGTGGACGATGTTCACCTCGCTGTTCTTCGCCACCAACCCGCTGGCCTATCTCGCGGCGTCACTGATGATCCTGGGCCTGCTGGGTGTGTCCGAACGGCAGCTTGGCTCGGTCCGGACCGCATCATTCTTTTTTGCCGCACAGTTCGCGGCCGTATCGCTGTTCCTGCTGGTCACCCAGCTTGCCCGGTACGCCGGCGACGGCTGGCTCGGCCTGATGGTCGACGCTCCGCTGATCGGGCCTTACCCGGCCATCCTCGCCGTGGTGCTGGCGGCCTGCGGACTGCTGCCAACGCTTTGGCAACGCCGGTTGCGGACCGCGGTGGTCTCCGTCGCCGTCGTGCTCGTGCTCTACGTCGGCCACCCGGAAACCGTGGTGGGCCTGGCCGGTGCGCTGGTGGGGCTGATCGCCGGGTGGTGGCTGCAGGGGGACAAGGGGACCCTGCACCGGCACCGTTCCACCGGCCGGGAAACCCGGAATCTGCTCGCCCTGACGGTGGCGATCTTCGCCGTCGGGCCGATCCTCACAGCCGCCGTGCGGGCCCCCACCGGGCCGCTGGCACTGCTGCGCGACGTCGTGCTGAACCCGCTGCCCACCCTGAACCAGCTGGAGCAGAACTGCGGCGGGACCGTCGACGCTAACTGCCTTGAGGTGGGCCGGGCCGGCTTCGCCGGCCCGCTGGGCTTGGCTCTGGCCGTCGTTCCGGTGGTGCTGCTGCTGATTTGCGCCGACGGCATGCGGCACGGACGCCAGCTGGCGCTGCGGATTGCCCTTCTGGTCCAGCTCAGTGTCACCGCCTTAGCCTCCGTGTACCTGGCCTTGTTCGCCAGGATCCCGCACTACCCCAACCGGCCGCACACGGCGCTAATGGGCTCCGGATTCGTCCACGTCCTGCCGCTGGTGGTGGTCCCGCTGGCGCTCGCTCTGCTGCTGTTCGCGAACCGTCGCCTGTTCCGCGTGCAGACCACGGCCAGGGCCCGCCGCACCCTGGCGCTGGCAGTCGGCGGAACTTTCCTGGTGCTCGCCGGCGGCTACACTGCGGCCTGGTTTGCCGCCGGCGGGCTGGAACGCGACGGCGGCTGGCTGGGCCTTGCCGCGGAGCTGGCCAGGCAGTACCTGCCGCTGCCCATTCCCGGCGTCTACAGCCGGGTCTTTGAACACCGCAACGCGGTCGAATCATTCCTCTTCGGCTACTCCGGAATCGCCTTCTGGGTGGTGGCGCTGACCGGCGTCTGGCTCGTGCTGCTGCGCAGGCACCATGACACGGACGCCGGCGCCGGTGACCGGGACATCGCCCGCCGGCTGATCCGGCAGGGCGGCGATTCGCTGTCCTGGATGGCGCTGTGGGAGCCGAACAAATATTGGTTCAGCCCCGGCCAGCGCGGGGGAGTGGCTTACCAGCAGCACAACAACGTGGCCCTGACCCTGGCCGGACCCTTCGGGCCGGCGGAGACCAGGGAAGAGACCGCCGCGCAGTTCCTCGATTACTGTGCCGAACACGCCCTCATACCCTGCTTCTACTCATGCACCGACGAGCTCTGGCCCCTGCTTGAGGCGCGCGGCTACCGCCGGCTCGCCGTGGCGCAGGAGACCCGGCTCGAAGTCCGCGAGCTCACCTTCAAGGGCAAGGAATGGCAAAACGTGCGCACGGCGCTGAACCGGGCTGCGAAGACCGGCGTGCATGCGGTCTGGGGCCGCTACAGCGACTTTTCAGCGCCGCTGCGCGCCCAGCTCAGCGAAGTCTCCGAAGAGTGGGCGGCACGTAAATCCGTCCCCGAAATGGGCTTCACCCTGGGCGGGCTCGACGAGCTCGAAGACGACGACGTGCTGTGCTGCCTCGCTGTTGACGCGGAGGGCCAGGTGCAGGGTGTCACGAGCTGGCTGCCGGTCTACGACGGCGGAGCGCTGGTCAGCTGGACGCTGGACTTTATGCGGCGGCGCGGTGACGCCTTTCCCGGGGTGATGGAATTCCTCATCGCCTCTGCCGTTCTTGAGCTGCGCAATTCCGTGGAGGTCATTTCGCTTTCCGGGTCGCCGCTGGCTAAAGACGAAGCCCGCGAGGACGGCGGCGACGGGTCAAAGGCCGGTGACGGGCTCGCGGGAATCCTGGACGTGGTGGGCGGAGCACTTGAACCTGTTTATGGATTCCGCTCGCTCGCCATCTTTAAGTCCAGATTCAAGCCCGAGTACCGAACGCTGTATCTCTATTACCAGGATCCGCTCCAGCTGCCCGCCATGGGCCGGGCACTAAGCCGGGCCTACCTGCCGGACCTTTCAGTTCGGCAAAGCGCACGGTTGCTCCGCACGCTCGTGGGCTAA
- the atpA gene encoding F0F1 ATP synthase subunit alpha, with protein MAELTINADDVRNALNEFAASYEPGNAERVEVGRVTTAGDGIARVEGLPSVMANELLRFEDGTLGLAQNLDVREIGVIVLGDFQGIEEGQEVHRTGQVLSVPVGDAFLGRVVDPLGQPMDDLGDIKAETTRALELQAPGVTQRKSVHEPMQTGLKAIDAMIPIGRGQRQLIIGDRQTGKSAIAIDTIINQKANWASGDVNKQVRCIYVAIGQKASTIAAIRQTLEDNGALEYTTIVASPASDPAGFKYLAPYAGSAIGQHWMYGGKHVLIVFDDLSKQAEAYRAVSLLLRRPPGREAYPGDVFYLHSRLLERCAKLSDELGAGSMTGLPLIETKANDVSAYIPTNVISITDGQIFLQSDLFNANQRPAVDVGVSVSRVGGAAQVKSMKKVSGTLKLELAQYRDMQAFAMFASDLDAASRQQLTRGARLMELLKQGQYSPFPVEDQVVSIWAGTNGYLDDVPVEDINRFETEFLEHLKHKSSILTTLAQTNVMDDDTAAALKAAIVDFKKGFFGEGDSLLVGAGHEEYSPIDEGSVDQEKIVKQKR; from the coding sequence ATGGCCGAATTGACCATCAACGCCGACGACGTCCGTAATGCGTTGAACGAGTTCGCGGCGTCCTACGAACCCGGAAACGCAGAGCGCGTAGAGGTTGGTCGTGTAACGACCGCAGGTGACGGCATCGCCCGTGTTGAGGGCCTTCCCTCGGTCATGGCGAACGAGCTGCTTCGCTTCGAAGACGGCACGCTGGGCCTGGCCCAGAACCTCGACGTCCGCGAGATCGGTGTCATCGTACTCGGTGACTTCCAGGGCATCGAAGAAGGCCAGGAAGTGCACCGCACCGGACAGGTTCTGTCCGTTCCGGTCGGCGACGCCTTCCTCGGCCGTGTTGTTGACCCGCTGGGCCAGCCCATGGACGACCTTGGTGACATCAAGGCCGAGACCACCCGCGCCCTGGAACTTCAGGCGCCCGGCGTGACCCAGCGCAAGTCGGTCCACGAGCCGATGCAGACCGGCCTGAAGGCCATCGACGCGATGATCCCGATCGGCCGCGGCCAGCGCCAGCTGATCATCGGTGACCGCCAGACCGGCAAGTCAGCCATCGCCATCGACACGATCATCAACCAGAAGGCCAACTGGGCTTCCGGCGATGTGAACAAGCAGGTGCGCTGCATCTACGTCGCCATCGGCCAGAAGGCGTCCACGATCGCGGCCATCCGCCAGACGCTTGAGGACAACGGCGCGCTGGAATACACGACCATCGTGGCTTCCCCCGCCTCCGACCCCGCAGGCTTCAAGTACCTGGCACCGTACGCCGGTTCGGCCATCGGCCAGCACTGGATGTACGGCGGCAAGCACGTCCTCATCGTGTTCGATGACCTGTCCAAGCAGGCCGAGGCCTACCGTGCCGTGTCGCTGCTGCTGCGCCGCCCGCCGGGACGCGAAGCCTACCCGGGCGACGTGTTCTACTTGCACTCCCGCCTGCTGGAGCGTTGTGCCAAGCTCTCCGACGAACTGGGCGCAGGTTCCATGACCGGTCTGCCGCTGATCGAGACGAAGGCGAACGACGTTTCCGCCTACATCCCGACCAACGTCATCTCGATCACCGACGGCCAGATCTTCCTGCAGTCGGACCTCTTCAACGCCAACCAGCGTCCCGCTGTCGACGTCGGTGTGTCCGTCTCCCGCGTCGGCGGCGCCGCGCAGGTCAAGTCGATGAAGAAGGTCTCCGGCACCTTGAAGCTGGAACTGGCCCAGTACCGCGACATGCAGGCTTTCGCCATGTTTGCCTCGGACCTGGACGCCGCTTCCCGCCAGCAGCTGACCCGTGGTGCTCGCCTGATGGAACTGCTCAAGCAGGGCCAGTACTCGCCGTTCCCGGTTGAGGATCAGGTCGTCTCCATCTGGGCCGGCACCAACGGCTACCTCGACGACGTTCCGGTGGAGGACATCAACCGGTTCGAGACCGAGTTCCTGGAGCACCTCAAGCACAAGTCCTCCATCCTGACCACGCTGGCGCAGACCAACGTTATGGACGATGACACCGCTGCAGCGCTGAAGGCCGCGATCGTGGACTTCAAGAAGGGCTTCTTCGGCGAGGGCGACAGCCTTCTGGTCGGTGCGGGGCATGAGGAGTACTCCCCGATCGACGAGGGCTCAGTCGACCAGGAAAAAATCGTCAAGCAGAAGCGCTAG
- the atpD gene encoding F0F1 ATP synthase subunit beta, translating to MTATATEHVAATSGATGRIARVIGPVVDVEFPADAIPSIYNALTTEITLNGETKTITFEVALHLGDNLIRAISLQATDGLVRGTNVIDTGAPISVPVGDGVKGHIFNVLGQPLDVTESELQISERWPIHRKAPAFATLEGSTEMLETGIKVIDLLTPYIKGGKIGLFGGAGVGKTVLIQEMITRVARNFGGTSVFAGVGERTREGNDLWVEMEEAGVLKDTALVFGQMDEPPGTRLRVALSALTMAEYFRDVQNQDVLLFIDNIFRFTQAGSEVSTLLGRMPSAVGYQPNLADEMGLLQERITSTKGHSITSMQAIYVPADDYTDPAPATTFAHLDATTELSREIASRGLYPAVDPLTSTSRILDPQYIGHDHYNTAVRVKQILQKNKELQDIIAILGVDELSEEDKIVVSRARRIQQFLSQNTYTAKQFTGVEGSTVSIKDTVEGFTAICDGELDHIAEQAFFNVGGLDDVERQWAKIQEQTK from the coding sequence ATGACTGCCACTGCTACCGAACACGTAGCCGCAACGTCCGGTGCCACCGGCCGTATTGCACGTGTTATTGGCCCGGTTGTCGACGTCGAATTCCCGGCTGACGCAATCCCCTCGATTTACAACGCACTCACCACGGAGATTACTCTCAACGGTGAGACCAAGACCATCACCTTCGAAGTTGCGCTGCACCTCGGCGACAACCTCATCCGCGCCATCTCGCTGCAGGCGACCGACGGCCTGGTCCGCGGCACCAACGTCATTGACACCGGTGCCCCGATCTCCGTTCCCGTCGGCGACGGCGTCAAGGGCCACATCTTCAACGTCCTGGGCCAGCCCCTGGATGTGACCGAGTCAGAGCTTCAGATTTCCGAGCGCTGGCCGATCCACCGCAAGGCCCCTGCCTTCGCAACGCTCGAAGGCTCCACCGAGATGCTGGAAACCGGCATCAAAGTCATCGACCTGCTCACCCCGTACATCAAGGGCGGCAAGATCGGCCTGTTCGGCGGTGCCGGTGTCGGCAAGACCGTGCTGATCCAGGAAATGATCACCCGCGTCGCCCGCAACTTCGGCGGCACCTCGGTGTTCGCCGGTGTCGGCGAGCGTACCCGTGAAGGTAACGACCTGTGGGTTGAAATGGAAGAAGCGGGCGTCCTCAAGGACACCGCCCTTGTCTTCGGCCAGATGGATGAGCCGCCGGGAACGCGTCTGCGCGTGGCCCTGTCCGCCCTGACCATGGCGGAGTACTTCCGCGATGTGCAGAACCAGGACGTGCTGCTCTTCATCGACAACATCTTCCGCTTCACCCAGGCCGGCTCCGAGGTTTCCACCCTCCTCGGCCGCATGCCGTCGGCAGTGGGCTACCAGCCCAACCTGGCCGATGAGATGGGCCTCCTGCAGGAGCGCATCACGTCGACCAAGGGCCACTCCATCACCTCGATGCAGGCCATCTACGTTCCCGCAGATGACTACACCGACCCGGCTCCGGCAACGACCTTCGCACACCTTGACGCGACCACGGAACTTTCCCGTGAAATCGCTTCCCGTGGTCTGTACCCGGCCGTTGACCCGCTGACGTCGACCTCCCGCATCCTGGATCCGCAGTACATCGGACACGACCACTACAACACGGCCGTCCGCGTCAAGCAGATCCTGCAGAAGAACAAGGAACTCCAGGACATCATCGCCATCCTCGGTGTCGATGAGCTCTCCGAGGAAGACAAGATCGTCGTGTCCCGTGCACGCCGCATCCAGCAGTTCCTGTCGCAGAACACCTACACCGCAAAGCAGTTCACCGGCGTCGAAGGCTCCACCGTGTCCATCAAGGACACTGTCGAAGGCTTCACCGCGATCTGCGACGGCGAGCTGGACCACATTGCAGAGCAGGCGTTCTTCAACGTCGGCGGCCTGGATGACGTCGAGCGCCAGTGGGCCAAGATCCAGGAACAGACCAAGTAA
- a CDS encoding F0F1 ATP synthase subunit gamma encodes MGAQIRVYRQKISSTTSMRKIFKAMELIATSRIGKARARVAASLPYANAITRAVSAVASQSEIDHPLVTEPEHIRRAAVLVITSDRGLAGSYSATVLKQAEGLVELLHEEGKEVKTYVMGRKAQAYFDFRNRPYERVWTGNTDAPQFETAREVGEALLADFATAFEEGGVDEIHVVYTRFKSMVTQEPTVIRLLPLEVVEEQAASESDLLPLYEFEPETEQVLDALLPRYIESRIFAAMLQAAASELAARQRAMKSAGDNATDLIKKYTRLRNTARQAEITQELSEIVAGADALSAS; translated from the coding sequence ATGGGAGCCCAGATTCGGGTCTACCGCCAGAAGATCAGCTCGACGACGTCGATGCGCAAGATCTTCAAGGCGATGGAACTGATCGCTACCTCGCGCATCGGCAAGGCCCGCGCACGCGTAGCGGCTTCACTGCCTTACGCAAACGCGATCACGCGTGCCGTTTCTGCTGTCGCAAGCCAGAGCGAAATCGACCACCCGCTGGTCACCGAGCCGGAGCACATCCGCCGGGCCGCCGTCCTGGTCATCACCTCCGACCGCGGCCTCGCAGGGTCCTACTCGGCGACGGTGCTCAAGCAGGCGGAGGGTCTCGTCGAGCTGCTCCACGAGGAAGGCAAGGAAGTCAAGACGTACGTCATGGGCCGCAAGGCGCAGGCATACTTCGACTTCCGGAACCGCCCCTACGAGCGGGTGTGGACCGGTAACACGGACGCACCGCAGTTCGAGACGGCACGGGAAGTCGGCGAAGCACTGCTGGCCGACTTCGCCACAGCCTTCGAAGAGGGCGGCGTTGACGAGATCCATGTCGTCTACACCCGCTTCAAGTCCATGGTGACGCAGGAGCCGACGGTTATCCGCCTACTCCCGCTGGAGGTCGTTGAAGAGCAGGCTGCTTCCGAATCGGATCTCCTGCCGCTTTACGAGTTCGAGCCGGAGACGGAGCAGGTTCTCGATGCCCTGCTGCCTCGCTACATCGAGTCACGCATCTTCGCAGCCATGCTGCAGGCAGCGGCTTCCGAGCTCGCCGCCCGCCAGCGGGCGATGAAGTCTGCCGGCGACAACGCCACGGACCTCATCAAGAAGTACACGCGTCTGCGCAACACTGCCCGCCAGGCTGAAATTACGCAGGAGCTTTCCGAGATCGTGGCAGGTGCCGACGCGCTGAGCGCGTCCTAG
- a CDS encoding F0F1 ATP synthase subunit delta yields the protein MAGVSSESLTAALVALEAKLPNASLQLATELFAILGTVDSSAGLRRALTDPSRSGKEKSELVTQLFSGKVSADAVEIASGLASSRWASARDIGDALETLAASVVIAVAENKSAVSASGITGLEALENDLFTFNQAVDSSHEVQRALSEPQASQASKAALAGKLVPGASEEARVLIGQAVSQPRGLKVTKLVSRFAELAAKRQQRWIATVGVTRPLTEVQTSRLQAALNALYGRELKINMNVDPALIGGIRVQIGDEVVDASVLARLGQLQRQLA from the coding sequence ATGGCAGGTGTATCGAGCGAATCGCTGACCGCGGCACTCGTCGCGTTGGAGGCCAAGCTTCCCAACGCCTCGCTGCAGTTGGCTACGGAACTCTTCGCAATTCTGGGAACGGTGGACAGCTCGGCTGGCTTGCGCCGTGCCCTGACTGATCCGTCCCGCAGCGGGAAGGAAAAGTCGGAGCTGGTCACGCAGCTTTTCAGCGGAAAAGTCTCCGCTGATGCTGTGGAGATCGCGAGCGGGCTGGCCAGCTCACGCTGGGCGTCGGCTCGCGACATCGGCGATGCACTCGAAACGCTTGCCGCTTCGGTGGTAATCGCCGTTGCTGAAAACAAGTCGGCAGTCTCTGCCTCTGGCATCACTGGACTGGAAGCGTTGGAGAACGACCTGTTCACCTTCAACCAGGCCGTCGATTCCAGCCACGAGGTACAGCGTGCCCTGTCCGAGCCGCAGGCGAGCCAGGCCTCCAAGGCTGCCCTCGCCGGCAAGCTGGTACCCGGTGCCAGCGAAGAAGCCAGGGTCCTCATTGGCCAAGCAGTCTCGCAGCCCCGCGGGCTCAAGGTCACCAAGCTCGTCAGCCGTTTTGCCGAGCTTGCAGCCAAGCGCCAGCAGCGCTGGATCGCCACGGTCGGCGTTACCCGTCCGCTGACGGAGGTCCAGACCAGCCGCCTGCAGGCAGCGCTCAACGCTTTGTACGGCCGCGAGCTGAAGATCAACATGAACGTTGACCCGGCACTGATCGGTGGCATCCGCGTCCAGATCGGCGACGAAGTGGTTGACGCTTCGGTCCTCGCCCGTCTGGGCCAGCTCCAGCGTCAGCTTGCCTAG
- a CDS encoding F0F1 ATP synthase subunit B, whose protein sequence is MKQLIISAATEGDTNPLVPNIWEMFVVLVGFAVLMFIVTKYVVPMFEKNFAERAEAIEGGIAKAEKAQAEASAALEEYKQQLTDARAEANRIREEARAEGAQILADLKEKAAAESARITAQAHTQIESERQAAVVSLRAEVGTLATTLAGRIVGEALTDDARAARVVDRFLADLENQNAGAAK, encoded by the coding sequence ATGAAGCAGCTGATCATCTCAGCCGCCACCGAGGGTGATACCAACCCCCTCGTTCCCAACATCTGGGAAATGTTTGTCGTCCTCGTAGGCTTTGCTGTCCTCATGTTCATCGTGACGAAGTACGTCGTCCCGATGTTCGAGAAGAACTTCGCAGAGCGTGCAGAGGCGATTGAAGGCGGCATTGCCAAGGCCGAAAAGGCGCAGGCGGAGGCTTCTGCAGCACTCGAAGAGTACAAGCAGCAGCTGACGGACGCCCGAGCCGAGGCCAACCGCATCCGCGAGGAAGCCCGTGCCGAAGGCGCCCAGATCCTTGCGGATCTGAAGGAGAAGGCAGCTGCTGAGTCTGCCCGCATCACCGCCCAGGCACACACGCAGATCGAATCCGAGCGCCAGGCGGCCGTTGTGTCGCTCCGCGCGGAGGTCGGCACGCTGGCTACCACGCTGGCAGGCCGAATCGTCGGCGAGGCCCTCACCGACGACGCGCGGGCAGCCCGTGTGGTTGACCGCTTCCTGGCAGATCTGGAGAACCAGAACGCAGGTGCAGCTAAGTAA
- a CDS encoding F0F1 ATP synthase subunit epsilon, producing the protein MAELEVEIVAADHFVWSGAAKMVKARTSDGEIGILPGHSPLLAILAEGELAIEPVSGDRIAVVVDGGFFSVDNNRVVIVADNAQMGDAATAGIR; encoded by the coding sequence ATGGCTGAGCTTGAGGTTGAGATTGTCGCAGCGGACCACTTCGTGTGGTCCGGAGCGGCCAAGATGGTCAAGGCCCGCACCAGCGATGGTGAAATCGGAATCCTGCCCGGCCACTCGCCCCTGCTGGCGATTCTGGCCGAAGGTGAACTGGCCATCGAGCCGGTCTCCGGTGACCGCATTGCTGTAGTTGTCGACGGCGGATTCTTCTCCGTCGACAACAACCGGGTCGTCATTGTGGCTGACAACGCCCAAATGGGTGATGCGGCTACCGCGGGGATCCGCTAG
- a CDS encoding cold-shock protein, whose product MAQGTVKWFNAEKGFGFITPDDSDGDVFVHYSEIQTGGFKTLDENQRVQFEIGQGAKGPQATGVTLV is encoded by the coding sequence ATGGCTCAGGGAACCGTCAAGTGGTTTAACGCAGAAAAGGGCTTCGGCTTCATCACCCCGGACGACTCCGATGGCGATGTCTTCGTTCACTACTCCGAGATCCAGACCGGCGGCTTCAAGACCCTCGACGAGAACCAGCGCGTTCAGTTCGAGATCGGCCAGGGCGCCAAGGGCCCCCAGGCCACCGGCGTCACGCTGGTCTAG
- a CDS encoding DUF2550 domain-containing protein, translated as MNDSGLPFIILATAFALLVFALCLSGVRRFNLRRALGTVDASICVAGNSWQMGVCRYQDNDLEWFRLASLSVRPKHTFRRSSLELTGRRQPTETEVVKVPPDSVIVELRYEGQDVLLAMRFDAYTGLSSWLEAGPVIGVGTWR; from the coding sequence ATGAACGATTCAGGTCTTCCGTTCATCATTCTGGCAACGGCATTTGCGTTGCTGGTCTTTGCACTGTGCCTCTCCGGGGTGCGCCGCTTCAATTTGCGGCGCGCCCTGGGCACGGTGGACGCCTCCATTTGCGTTGCTGGAAACAGCTGGCAGATGGGGGTTTGTCGTTATCAGGACAATGACCTGGAATGGTTCCGGCTCGCCTCGCTGAGCGTGCGGCCCAAACACACTTTCCGCCGCAGCTCGCTTGAGCTCACCGGCCGCCGCCAACCCACCGAAACCGAAGTGGTGAAGGTGCCGCCCGACTCGGTGATCGTCGAGCTGCGGTACGAGGGCCAGGATGTGCTGCTGGCCATGAGGTTTGATGCCTATACCGGTCTCTCCTCCTGGCTGGAGGCCGGACCGGTCATCGGCGTCGGCACCTGGCGCTAG
- a CDS encoding alpha/beta hydrolase family protein, with protein MDFLEDIRLVDGPVLWTAWAVGVGGLAYLLWRCGRRHTVGVSAAVLSAALLLAAALVAGSHLLLIYVLSVFPEELPWEVLAWSVPAVAALLLWLLRLHGIWGRKPFLASVRSPARPVPHRARSTAAATAALVGAVVLSAVQVNAYFGLNHTVSDLTGTAVARIPVLEEALKRHPGESRAVSLADWTAPEGLPADGTIRKASIPGTVSGFRSRDAYIYFPPAYQGSPKPALPVLVLFAGQPGTPADWLTGGALRSRMDRFAAGHGGVAPVVVVVDPNGTPSGNTLCMDSRIAQADTFLAQDVPAWIRNTFDVDPDPAQWAAGGFSFGATCAIQMVTRHPDIYSAALAFSSEKEPALAKERQKTIEGSFGGDTAAFERLTPLRLMQERRFDGKAVYFAAGERDPEFLEYMTLLSAAARKAGFTVESHRVANAGHSWETASKALPGGLDFLATRWGIRP; from the coding sequence GTGGACTTCCTCGAAGACATCCGGCTCGTGGACGGGCCGGTGCTGTGGACCGCCTGGGCCGTCGGTGTGGGCGGCCTGGCCTATCTGCTGTGGCGCTGCGGACGGCGCCACACCGTGGGCGTCTCGGCAGCCGTGCTCTCCGCAGCGCTCCTGCTCGCCGCAGCCCTTGTCGCCGGCAGCCACCTCCTGCTGATCTACGTCCTCTCGGTCTTTCCCGAGGAACTTCCCTGGGAAGTCCTTGCCTGGAGTGTTCCCGCCGTCGCCGCGCTGCTGCTGTGGCTGCTGCGCTTGCACGGCATCTGGGGCCGAAAACCTTTCCTCGCCAGCGTCCGCAGTCCCGCCCGGCCGGTCCCGCACCGTGCCCGCTCCACCGCTGCGGCGACGGCCGCGCTGGTGGGGGCCGTGGTGCTGTCTGCGGTGCAGGTGAACGCCTACTTCGGGCTCAACCACACCGTGAGCGACCTGACCGGGACTGCCGTGGCCCGAATACCGGTCCTCGAGGAGGCGCTGAAGCGCCACCCGGGAGAAAGCAGGGCCGTCAGCCTCGCGGACTGGACGGCGCCGGAAGGGCTGCCCGCCGACGGGACCATCCGGAAGGCGAGCATCCCCGGCACGGTGTCCGGGTTCCGGAGCCGCGACGCCTACATCTACTTTCCACCGGCCTACCAGGGTTCGCCGAAACCGGCCCTGCCGGTGCTGGTGCTCTTCGCCGGCCAGCCCGGCACGCCGGCGGACTGGCTGACCGGAGGTGCGCTGCGCAGCCGGATGGACCGGTTCGCCGCAGGGCATGGGGGAGTAGCGCCGGTGGTGGTCGTGGTCGATCCCAACGGCACCCCCTCCGGCAACACCCTGTGCATGGACAGCCGCATCGCCCAGGCCGACACATTCCTTGCCCAGGACGTTCCGGCCTGGATCCGCAACACGTTCGACGTCGACCCGGACCCCGCGCAGTGGGCCGCCGGTGGCTTTTCCTTCGGGGCCACCTGTGCCATCCAGATGGTCACCCGGCACCCGGACATCTACAGCGCGGCGCTGGCCTTCTCCAGCGAGAAGGAACCTGCCCTTGCCAAGGAGCGGCAAAAGACCATTGAAGGCTCCTTTGGCGGCGACACGGCGGCCTTCGAGCGGCTGACACCGCTGCGCCTGATGCAGGAACGCCGCTTCGACGGCAAAGCGGTCTACTTCGCAGCCGGCGAGCGTGACCCGGAATTCCTCGAGTACATGACGCTGCTGTCGGCAGCGGCGAGGAAAGCCGGCTTCACCGTGGAATCCCACCGGGTGGCCAACGCGGGCCACTCCTGGGAGACCGCCTCCAAGGCGCTGCCCGGCGGCCTGGACTTCCTCGCTACGCGCTGGGGGATCAGACCGTGA